GGGCCATGACAAAGCGCAGTCCCGCAACGTATATAACGTTGTACAGATTGGGCAGGGGCGACCTTCGGGCCGACCTCGGAGGGGAAATACGGTGACCGTCAGCCTCAAGGACGTCGCGGAGCGCGCGGGCGTTTCCATCAAGACCGTTTCGAACGTGGTGAACAATTACCGACATGTCACCCCGGCGATGCGGGCCCGGGTCCAGCTGGCCATCGACGAGCTCGGCTACCGGCCGAATCTCACGGCCCGCCATCTGCGCAAGGGACGCACGGGGATCATCGCGCTGGCCGTGCCCGAGCTGGGCAACCCGTACTTCGCCGAGCTGGCCGGCTCGGTCATCGACGTGGCGGCGGAGCACGAGTACACGGTGCTGCTCGACCACACGGGGGGCCGCCGTGAGCAGGAGGTGCTGGTCAGCCAGGGCTTCCGGGCGCGGGTGATCGACGGGCTGATCCTGAGCCCGATCGAGCTGGAGACCGAGGATCTGCTCGGCCGTGACCAGGACGCGCCGCTGGTGCTGCTCGGGGAGCGGGAGTACGACCTGCCGTACGACCACATCGCGATCGACAACGTGGCCGCGGCCCGGACGGCCGTACGGCATCTGCTCGATCTCGGCCGGTCGACGATCGCGTTCCTGGGCGCCAGGACCGACCGGGTCAACGAGCCGTCACATCTGCGGCTGCGCGGCTGGCGTGCCGAGCTGAAGGCGGCGGGGCTGCCGGCGCCGGACTCCCTGATCGCCCCGACCGGCGGCTGGGACCACGCCAACGGCGCCGACGCGATGAATCAGTTGCTCGACTCGGGCGTGACGCCCGACGCGGTCTTCGCGTACAACGACCTGATCGCCATCGGGGCGATGCGGGTGCTCTCCGAGCGGGGGCTGCGGGTCCCCGAGGACGTCGCGGTCGTCGGCTTCGACGACATCACGGAGGGCCGCTACGGGGTTGTGACCCTCACCACGATCTCGCCGGACAAACAGACCATCGCCCGGCTCGCCGTGCGCTCCGTCGTCAACCGGCTGCTGGGCACCGGAGACCCCGTGGGCAACGGCTCCCGTGAACTCCGCGCCGATTTCCGGCTGGTGGAGCGGGAGAGCACGCTCGGCCGACGCCGGGACGGTCACTGAGCGCACCACCGGCCCCCACGCGCACAGCCGTTATCGCGCGAAGGCTTTACAGCCTCCGTACAACGATGTAAAAACCAGTTTCGAACGACTCCCGCACATCCGCTCCAGCAGTCCACCGGGCCGGCGGTCGATCCGACCGACGGCCCGGCAGTCCAGTTCGCCAGTTCTGTACGAGCCGACCTCCCGCGAGCTTCCCGGTCGCCGGGGCCGCGCCGAGATGGGGATCTCCATGAAGCTTTCCGCCGTCCGCCGTACCACCACCACTACCGTCCTCGCCGCGAGTCTCGTCGGCGCGCTCGCGCTCAGCGGCTGCGCCAAGTCCGAGGACGACGCGTCAGACAAGAGCTCGTCGGCCGGCGAGAAGGACAGCGGCCAGGTCGTCGCCACGCCCGGCGCTGACGACAAGACCTGTGACATTGCGCAGTTCGGCGGCGAGAAGACCGACCTCAAGACCGCCACGGTCGGCTTCTCCCAGTCCGAGAAGGAGGCCAACCCCTTCCGGATCGCCGAGACCGCGTCCATCAAGGCCGAGGCGAAGGAGCGCGGGATCAAGCTCCTGTCCGCCAACGCCCAGACGCAGTTCTCCAAGCAGATCAGCGATGTCCAGGACCTGATAGCCAAGGGCGCCGACCTGCTGGTGATCGCGCCCCTCAACTCCGACGGCTGGGGCCCTGTGCTGCGCAGCGCCGCGGCGAAGAAGATCCCGATCGTCACCATCGACCGCAAGATCAACGCCACCGCCTGCAAGGACTATGTGAGCTTCATCGGCTCGGACTTCATCGAGCAGGGCAAGCGCGCGGCCGACCAGATGATCGAGGCGACCGGTGGCAAGGGCGAGGTCGCGATCCTGCTCGGCGCCGCGGGCAACAACGTCACCACCGAGCGCACCAAGGGCTTCAAGGACCAGGTCGCGGCCAAGGCCCCTGATCTGAAGGTGGTGTTCGAGCAGACCGGTGAGTTCGCCCGTGAGAAGGGCCAGCAGGTCACCGAGCAGCTCATCCAGTCGAACCCGGGCATCAAGGGGATCTACGCCGAGAACGACGAGATGGGCCTGGGCGCCGTCAACGCCCTGAAGGGCGCGGGCAAGAAGGCCGGCGATGTCAAGATCGTGACGGTCGACGGCACCCGTAACGCCGTCCAGGGCATCGTCGACGGCTGGATCTCCGGGGTCGTGGAGTCCAACCCGCGCTTCGGGCCGCTCGCCTTCCAGACCCTCGATGCCTTCACCAAGGGTGAGAAGGTCGCGCAGGACATCGTCATCCAGGACGGCGCCTATACCCCGGAGAACGCCGAGGCCGATCTGGGCAAGGCTTTCTGACGTGCTGTCGGTCACCGGTCTGACCAAGACGTTCCCGGGCGCACGCGCGCTCGACGGCGTGGACTTCGCCGCCCTGCCGGGCGAGGTCCACGCGCTCATCGGCGAGAACGGCGCCGGGAAGTCCACCCTCATCAAGGTGCTCACCGGTGTGTACCAGCCCGACGAGGGCGAGATCGTCCACGACGGGCGCCCCGTGCGCTTCCAGACCCCGCTGGAGGCGCAGCACGCCGGGATCTCCACGATCTACCAGGAGGTCAACCTCGTCCCGCTGATGAGCGTGGCGCGCAATCTGTTCCTGGGGCGGGAGCCCCGGAACAGGCTCGGGCTCATCGACTTCCGCCGGATGCACGGCGAGGCCGACGAGGCGCTGCGCTCGCTGGGACTGCGGGTCGACGTCAAGCGTCCGCTGCGGACGCTGGGCGTCGGGGCGCAGCAGATGGTGGCGCTCGCCAGGGCGGTCTCCGTCGACGCGCGGGTGGTCATCATGGACGAGCCGACGTCGTCGCTCGAACCACGCGAGGTGCGCACGCTGTTCGGTGTGATCCGGATGCTCAAGGAGCGCGACATCGCGGTGGTGTACGTGAGTCACCGGCTGGACGAACTGTACGAGGTCTGCGACAAGGTCACGGTGCTGCGCGACGGCAAGCTCGTGCACACCGGGCCGATCGCGGACCTCGACCGGCTGCGGCTGGTGTCGCTGATGCTCGGCCGTGAGATGGCCGAGGTGCGCGGCGAGGGGGTCACCAAGTTCACCGGCGACCACCACGCGGGTCGTGAACCGGTGCTCGGCGCAACGGATCTGACGGTACGTCATACACTGCACCAGGTCTCGGTCGAGGTACGGCCCGGTGAGGTCGTGGGCCTCGGCGGGCTGCTCGGTTCGGGGCGCAGCGAGACGGCCAAGGCCATCGCGGGCGCGCTGCCGCCGGACTCGGGGAAGGTGGTGGTGGCGGGCTCCCCCGTGCGTACGGGCTCCACGCCCGCCGCCATCCGGGCCGGCATCAGCCTGCTGCCCGAGGACCGCAAGGCCGAGGGCATCGTCCCCGGGCTGTCGGTGCGGGAGAACATCGCGCTGGCCGCGCTCCCCGGGCTCTCCCGGTTCGGTCTGGT
The nucleotide sequence above comes from Streptomyces sp. NBC_01716. Encoded proteins:
- a CDS encoding LacI family DNA-binding transcriptional regulator produces the protein MTVSLKDVAERAGVSIKTVSNVVNNYRHVTPAMRARVQLAIDELGYRPNLTARHLRKGRTGIIALAVPELGNPYFAELAGSVIDVAAEHEYTVLLDHTGGRREQEVLVSQGFRARVIDGLILSPIELETEDLLGRDQDAPLVLLGEREYDLPYDHIAIDNVAAARTAVRHLLDLGRSTIAFLGARTDRVNEPSHLRLRGWRAELKAAGLPAPDSLIAPTGGWDHANGADAMNQLLDSGVTPDAVFAYNDLIAIGAMRVLSERGLRVPEDVAVVGFDDITEGRYGVVTLTTISPDKQTIARLAVRSVVNRLLGTGDPVGNGSRELRADFRLVERESTLGRRRDGH
- a CDS encoding ABC transporter substrate-binding protein, which encodes MKLSAVRRTTTTTVLAASLVGALALSGCAKSEDDASDKSSSAGEKDSGQVVATPGADDKTCDIAQFGGEKTDLKTATVGFSQSEKEANPFRIAETASIKAEAKERGIKLLSANAQTQFSKQISDVQDLIAKGADLLVIAPLNSDGWGPVLRSAAAKKIPIVTIDRKINATACKDYVSFIGSDFIEQGKRAADQMIEATGGKGEVAILLGAAGNNVTTERTKGFKDQVAAKAPDLKVVFEQTGEFAREKGQQVTEQLIQSNPGIKGIYAENDEMGLGAVNALKGAGKKAGDVKIVTVDGTRNAVQGIVDGWISGVVESNPRFGPLAFQTLDAFTKGEKVAQDIVIQDGAYTPENAEADLGKAF
- a CDS encoding sugar ABC transporter ATP-binding protein, coding for MLSVTGLTKTFPGARALDGVDFAALPGEVHALIGENGAGKSTLIKVLTGVYQPDEGEIVHDGRPVRFQTPLEAQHAGISTIYQEVNLVPLMSVARNLFLGREPRNRLGLIDFRRMHGEADEALRSLGLRVDVKRPLRTLGVGAQQMVALARAVSVDARVVIMDEPTSSLEPREVRTLFGVIRMLKERDIAVVYVSHRLDELYEVCDKVTVLRDGKLVHTGPIADLDRLRLVSLMLGREMAEVRGEGVTKFTGDHHAGREPVLGATDLTVRHTLHQVSVEVRPGEVVGLGGLLGSGRSETAKAIAGALPPDSGKVVVAGSPVRTGSTPAAIRAGISLLPEDRKAEGIVPGLSVRENIALAALPGLSRFGLVDDAKVDKIVDTFMKRLRIKASGPHQKVGELSGGNQQKVLLARWLAMQPKVLLLDEPTRGIDVGAKAEVQGLIDELADEGLGVLLISSDMEELIEGSDRVVVLKDGAVVAELTGDDVTEDRLLHAIAAAPESDAELKTVAPDAAAIVGAESPPPSAAPPVDKTSSGGETDHD